The genomic window CAGCGGGTTGTCGGTGCGGGTGTACATGCCCGGGCGCTGCTTGACGGGCTCCAGGCCCTTGAGGACGCGGATCGTGCCTTCGGAATACGTTGATGCGGTTGCCATGGGCGGCGATTCTAGCGACGGCCAGGCCGGTTACTGGTTTTAATCACAGTCTTGCGTGTCATCCTGCACGGGCTTGGGCCCTGCACAATCGCTCGCATGACGCCCTCGCCTTCGGCCTCCGCCGCACCGCCCTCGCCCTGGGTGCGGCGCTTCTCCGCCCTGGTTGCACCCGGCGCGCCGGTGCTCGACGTGGCCTGCGGCAGCGGCCGTCACATGCGCTGGTTTGCGCAGCTGGGGCACCCGGTCACGGGGGTCGATCGGGATGCGCACGCCCTGGCCGCCGCGCGCGCCTGGGGCGAGGTGATCGAGGCTGACATCGAAAGCGGCCCCTGGCCCTTGCCCGGCCGCCGCTTCGGCGCCGTGGTCGTCACCCACTACCTGTGGCGCC from Burkholderiaceae bacterium includes these protein-coding regions:
- a CDS encoding class I SAM-dependent methyltransferase, with the translated sequence MTPSPSASAAPPSPWVRRFSALVAPGAPVLDVACGSGRHMRWFAQLGHPVTGVDRDAHALAAARAWGEVIEADIESGPWPLPGRRFGAVVVTHYLWRPLLPTLVGSVAPGGVLLYETFAAGNETVGKPSRPDFLLQPGELLQACQGLRIVAYEDGFLDAPARFVQRVAAVREPGRAPAAKPPPRHPLAAA